In a genomic window of Gloeocapsopsis dulcis:
- a CDS encoding DUF29 domain-containing protein, translating into MDISSLYETDFYAWTEEQVNLLKNQQWEQVDATNLIEEIESLGRKERQELRNRLGVLLGHLLKWQFQSEKRSSSWLSTIREQRIQVKLLLADSPSLKLYLNQFFSTAAKLARITVIPN; encoded by the coding sequence ATGGACATATCTTCGCTTTATGAAACTGATTTCTATGCCTGGACTGAAGAACAAGTCAATTTGCTCAAAAATCAGCAGTGGGAACAAGTAGACGCAACTAACTTAATTGAGGAAATTGAGTCTTTGGGTAGGAAAGAACGCCAGGAATTGCGAAATCGACTGGGAGTGTTATTAGGGCATCTTTTGAAATGGCAGTTTCAATCTGAAAAACGTAGTAGTAGTTGGTTAAGTACAATTCGAGAACAACGGATTCAAGTTAAATTACTTTTGGCAGATAGCCCAAGTTTAAAGCTATATTTAAATCAATTTTTTTCTACAGCGGCAAAGTTAGCTAGAATAACTGTGATTCCAAATTAG
- a CDS encoding DUF29 family protein → MAAYELGLALAIRETALGEQIFPEACPYTPEQTMNPNFLPEPDVLELGD, encoded by the coding sequence TTGGCTGCTTATGAACTAGGCTTAGCTTTGGCAATTCGGGAAACTGCCTTAGGCGAACAAATTTTTCCAGAAGCGTGTCCCTACACTCCAGAACAAACGATGAATCCTAACTTCTTGCCAGAACCAGATGTGCTTGAGCTTGGCGACTGA
- a CDS encoding metal ABC transporter solute-binding protein, Zn/Mn family, whose amino-acid sequence MKVRTRSQGRKYIWQVVVGFLLGIWLSACGAAITNRADSGVNAQPNVVSTSTIITDWATQIGGQIQLTGILQPGDDPHVYEPVPRDSIAFEKADLILHNGYNLEPGLIRLMNAAGVNARKLAVGEVVQPLQLEEDGTTVPDPHVWGDVTNAIAIVNTIRDAFIELLPEEQASLTQNAANYTAQLQQLHTWVGQQIQTIPPDNRQLVTTHDAFQYYANAYGLEIFGTLIGISTEEQPSAQTVRQLADAIREANVPTIFAETTINPALIQTVAAEAGVELAAQPLYSDSIGLPGSDADSYIKMIVANTRTIVEALGGNYTPFSF is encoded by the coding sequence ATGAAAGTGAGAACTCGGTCGCAAGGCAGAAAATATATATGGCAAGTTGTCGTTGGATTCTTACTAGGGATCTGGTTGAGTGCGTGTGGCGCAGCCATTACCAATCGTGCTGATTCAGGGGTTAATGCTCAGCCTAATGTCGTTTCTACTAGCACAATCATCACCGACTGGGCTACTCAAATAGGAGGACAAATTCAACTGACAGGAATTTTACAACCAGGCGACGATCCCCATGTCTATGAACCTGTCCCGCGAGATAGTATTGCCTTTGAAAAAGCTGATTTGATTCTTCATAACGGTTATAACTTAGAGCCTGGTTTGATTAGGCTCATGAATGCTGCGGGAGTCAATGCGCGGAAACTGGCAGTCGGAGAAGTTGTACAACCGCTACAGCTAGAAGAAGATGGCACAACAGTTCCCGATCCTCACGTTTGGGGTGATGTGACAAATGCGATCGCGATCGTCAACACTATTCGAGATGCTTTCATCGAGTTATTACCAGAAGAACAAGCCTCTCTCACTCAAAATGCGGCAAATTACACAGCACAATTACAGCAACTCCACACTTGGGTTGGACAGCAAATTCAAACAATTCCTCCCGACAATCGCCAACTTGTCACTACCCACGATGCGTTTCAATATTATGCTAATGCTTACGGTTTAGAAATTTTCGGGACTTTAATTGGTATTAGCACCGAAGAACAACCCAGCGCCCAGACAGTACGACAATTAGCTGATGCCATTAGAGAAGCAAACGTTCCTACGATTTTTGCCGAAACAACAATTAATCCAGCCTTAATTCAAACTGTCGCTGCAGAAGCCGGAGTTGAGTTAGCCGCGCAACCTTTGTACTCAGACTCGATAGGTCTTCCAGGAAGTGACGCGGATTCTTATATTAAAATGATTGTTGCTAACACTCGCACTATTGTTGAAGCGTTGGGCGGAAACTACACGCCGTTTTCCTTCTGA
- a CDS encoding metal ABC transporter ATP-binding protein: protein MEDAAITISHLGVQYRNVEALQNANFEIYPGRITGIIGPNGAGKSTLIKAMLGLVSASSGTVLYRGEPLKYQLRKVAYVPQRSAIDWSYPATVWDVVLMGRVRKAGWFRRFSHVSRQVAAAALERVGMSEYRDRSIGQLSGGQQQRVFLARALAEEAEVFCFDEPLAGIDKKTETVIFEIFHELAATGKIVLVVNHDLGEAITNFDDLVLLNKEVITSGSRHTVLQPENMNRAYRGQVVFFNGEAA, encoded by the coding sequence ATGGAAGACGCAGCAATTACTATCAGCCATCTGGGAGTTCAGTATCGAAATGTCGAAGCATTGCAGAATGCTAATTTTGAGATTTACCCTGGAAGAATAACTGGAATTATTGGTCCTAACGGTGCTGGTAAAAGTACTTTAATTAAGGCGATGCTAGGGCTAGTTTCAGCAAGCAGTGGCACTGTATTGTATCGAGGTGAGCCGCTAAAGTATCAGTTAAGGAAAGTAGCTTATGTTCCGCAACGCTCGGCGATTGATTGGAGTTATCCTGCTACTGTGTGGGACGTTGTGCTGATGGGACGAGTACGTAAAGCTGGCTGGTTTCGACGTTTTTCTCATGTTAGCCGCCAAGTTGCTGCTGCCGCGTTGGAACGGGTGGGAATGAGTGAATATCGCGATCGCTCAATCGGGCAACTCTCGGGTGGGCAACAGCAACGAGTCTTTCTTGCCCGCGCATTAGCAGAGGAAGCTGAGGTATTTTGTTTTGATGAACCGTTAGCAGGTATTGACAAAAAAACAGAGACAGTTATTTTTGAAATCTTTCACGAGTTAGCCGCAACAGGTAAAATTGTGTTAGTTGTCAACCACGACTTGGGTGAAGCAATTACTAATTTTGACGACCTCGTTTTATTAAATAAAGAAGTTATTACGAGTGGTTCGCGTCATACTGTCTTACAACCAGAAAACATGAACCGTGCTTATCGAGGACAAGTTGTGTTTTTTAATGGAGAAGCAGCATAA
- a CDS encoding metal ABC transporter permease, which translates to MLEAIIEPLQYGFMQRSLMIAVLVGVICAIVGSYLMVQRLALLGDAISHSVLPGLAIAFIIGADIFVGAFIAGVISTLAIALIRTRSPIKEDAAMGIVFSAFFALGITLITIVQKTNKIDLNHFLFGNILGVTSQDVWNTAIISLFVIAVVFLLYKELLFYTFDPVGAQAAGLPVNLLNFGLMVLIALTIVASLTAVGVILVLALLITPGATAYLLVKRLNQMMILGAIIGIVASISGMYLSYFYNLPSGPAIVLVASGIFVLALLFSPRQGILTYPQSNSQEWAFWKEIKNLLRSRS; encoded by the coding sequence ATGCTAGAAGCTATTATTGAACCGTTGCAGTATGGTTTTATGCAGCGATCGCTTATGATTGCTGTTTTGGTTGGCGTGATTTGCGCAATTGTCGGTAGCTATTTAATGGTACAACGCCTGGCGCTACTCGGAGATGCAATTAGCCATTCAGTATTACCAGGACTGGCGATCGCATTTATTATAGGAGCAGATATTTTTGTTGGTGCTTTTATTGCGGGAGTCATCAGTACGCTGGCTATTGCTTTAATTAGGACGCGATCGCCGATTAAAGAAGATGCTGCAATGGGGATTGTTTTTTCTGCTTTTTTTGCGTTGGGAATTACTTTAATTACAATTGTGCAGAAAACGAATAAAATTGACCTCAACCATTTTTTATTTGGTAATATTTTAGGCGTTACTTCTCAAGATGTTTGGAATACAGCAATTATTTCTTTATTTGTGATTGCTGTTGTTTTTTTACTATATAAAGAACTATTATTTTACACTTTTGATCCTGTAGGTGCGCAAGCAGCAGGATTACCTGTAAATCTCTTAAATTTTGGCTTAATGGTGTTAATAGCCTTAACAATTGTAGCGAGTCTTACAGCAGTTGGTGTTATTTTAGTTTTAGCATTATTGATTACGCCAGGAGCAACAGCATACTTACTTGTAAAGCGTCTTAATCAAATGATGATTTTAGGTGCAATTATTGGTATTGTTGCTAGTATTAGTGGCATGTATCTGAGCTATTTTTATAATTTACCTTCTGGTCCAGCGATTGTTTTAGTTGCCTCTGGCATTTTTGTACTAGCACTCTTATTTAGCCCAAGGCAAGGTATCTTAACTTATCCCCAGTCCAATTCGCAGGAATGGGCTTTTTGGAAAGAAATTAAAAATTTGCTGCGATCGCGTTCTTAG
- a CDS encoding tetratricopeptide repeat protein → MKKPCILAGWSLALGFASVFAWTQPSLSLEISPVILADLPFTNGRQQAEVHNNQGVELAEQGRLAEAIAAFNRAIEINPEYENAHNNLGLALGNQNKFTEAIAAFNRAIEINPRNFETYNNLGIALGSQGKFAEAIAAFNRAIQINPNDPVSRQNLGVAFWSQGNVSQAVASLQRARELYAMQNNSAGLEEVGVILNQISLPAD, encoded by the coding sequence ATGAAAAAGCCTTGTATTCTTGCTGGATGGAGTCTTGCGTTAGGATTTGCTAGCGTTTTCGCATGGACTCAGCCAAGTTTATCGCTAGAAATTTCGCCTGTGATTCTGGCGGATTTACCATTTACCAATGGTAGACAGCAAGCAGAAGTTCACAATAACCAAGGAGTTGAATTAGCAGAACAAGGAAGGTTAGCAGAAGCGATCGCTGCATTTAATCGCGCTATTGAGATTAATCCGGAATACGAAAACGCTCACAATAATCTTGGGTTGGCACTTGGGAATCAAAACAAATTTACAGAGGCGATCGCCGCGTTTAATCGTGCTATTGAGATTAATCCTCGGAATTTTGAAACTTACAATAATTTGGGAATTGCACTTGGAAGTCAAGGTAAATTCGCCGAAGCGATCGCCGCGTTTAATCGTGCCATTCAGATTAACCCAAATGATCCTGTCTCTCGCCAAAACTTAGGAGTTGCTTTTTGGAGTCAAGGTAACGTTTCCCAAGCAGTTGCATCGCTGCAAAGAGCAAGAGAACTTTATGCTATGCAAAACAATTCTGCAGGTTTGGAAGAAGTAGGAGTGATTCTCAATCAGATATCATTACCAGCAGACTAA
- a CDS encoding peroxiredoxin: protein MTVKVGDTAPDFTLPAQSGASVGLSDLRGKSVVLFFYPKDDTPGCTKESCAFRDQYEVFQSAGAEVIGVSADSPDSHQRFAAKYQLPFTLLSDTGNQVRKLYGVPATLGFLPGRVTYIIDQQGVVQHIFNSQFNFQGHVDEALKTLQQIGARG, encoded by the coding sequence ATGACAGTTAAAGTTGGAGATACTGCTCCTGATTTTACACTTCCTGCGCAATCGGGTGCATCGGTTGGCCTAAGCGATCTCCGGGGAAAATCTGTTGTCCTGTTCTTTTATCCTAAGGATGATACGCCAGGATGCACAAAAGAATCATGCGCCTTTCGCGATCAGTATGAAGTTTTTCAAAGTGCTGGTGCAGAAGTTATTGGTGTTAGCGCTGACTCTCCCGACTCGCACCAGCGATTTGCTGCTAAATACCAACTACCTTTTACTCTTTTAAGTGATACTGGCAATCAAGTAAGAAAGCTATATGGTGTTCCGGCAACACTCGGTTTCTTACCAGGAAGAGTTACTTATATCATCGATCAACAAGGAGTTGTTCAACATATTTTCAATTCTCAGTTTAACTTTCAAGGTCATGTTGACGAAGCATTGAAGACTTTGCAACAGATAGGGGCTAGAGGGTAG
- the hpf gene encoding ribosome hibernation-promoting factor, HPF/YfiA family: MKLVIHGKNIEITDGIREYVHQKIEKAVNHFQNLTNEVDVHLSVARNPRINDKQAAEVTIYANGSVIRAEESSENLYASIDMVADKIARKLRKYKEKRHDKKTQVPEKTSIAVEPPPVVEDLIGDRTPELPEEVVRTKYFAMPPMTITEALEQLQLVDHDFYMFRNAETEEINVIYERNHGGYGVIQPRNSNGNSKNGNAESAKSPSEKTHH; the protein is encoded by the coding sequence ATGAAGCTAGTCATCCACGGCAAAAACATTGAAATTACTGATGGAATCCGCGAATATGTACATCAGAAAATTGAAAAGGCAGTAAATCACTTTCAAAATTTGACTAATGAAGTGGATGTGCATTTATCAGTAGCACGCAATCCGCGAATTAATGACAAGCAAGCCGCAGAAGTGACGATTTACGCCAACGGAAGTGTGATTCGTGCCGAGGAGAGTAGTGAGAACTTATACGCTAGTATCGACATGGTAGCGGATAAAATTGCGCGGAAACTCCGGAAATATAAAGAGAAGCGCCACGACAAGAAAACACAGGTTCCAGAGAAGACTAGCATTGCAGTAGAACCACCACCTGTAGTAGAAGATCTCATTGGCGATCGCACTCCCGAACTTCCTGAAGAAGTGGTGCGAACTAAATACTTTGCTATGCCACCTATGACAATCACTGAAGCATTAGAACAGTTACAATTAGTCGATCACGACTTTTATATGTTCCGCAATGCCGAAACAGAAGAAATTAACGTCATCTACGAACGCAACCACGGTGGTTATGGTGTAATTCAGCCCCGCAACAGTAACGGCAACAGCAAAAACGGCAATGCTGAAAGTGCCAAATCACCATCGGAAAAAACACATCACTAA
- the lipB gene encoding lipoyl(octanoyl) transferase LipB — protein MFFDKKKLFHTSEVSQSRKCLLYKAGIVTYKTAWEWQRSLLQQRINKPELEDVLILLEHPPVYTLGQGADSDFIKFDIDESIYNVHRVERGGEVTYHCPGQLVGYPILNLQYHCKDLHWYLRQLEEVLIQVLAVYGLPGERYPGLTGVWLEGYKVAAIGIKVSRWITMHGFALNVCPDMTGFERIVPCGISDKPVGSLSQWIPDITLEQVIPHITQAFAAVFNVEIEEAEVNYSDTLATLSVSET, from the coding sequence ATGTTTTTTGATAAAAAGAAATTATTTCATACTTCCGAAGTGAGCCAAAGTCGCAAATGTTTGCTATACAAGGCAGGAATAGTAACCTACAAAACAGCATGGGAATGGCAGCGATCGCTCCTACAGCAGCGCATTAACAAGCCTGAGCTTGAGGATGTGTTAATTCTCCTCGAACATCCGCCAGTATATACATTGGGACAAGGTGCCGATTCTGACTTTATTAAATTTGATATTGACGAAAGTATATATAATGTGCATCGAGTTGAACGCGGTGGCGAAGTGACGTATCATTGTCCTGGGCAACTCGTAGGCTACCCAATTTTAAATCTGCAATATCATTGCAAAGACTTGCACTGGTATCTCCGCCAGCTAGAAGAAGTGTTAATTCAAGTATTAGCCGTTTACGGATTGCCAGGAGAACGCTATCCAGGATTAACAGGTGTTTGGCTGGAAGGCTATAAAGTTGCGGCGATCGGGATTAAGGTGAGTCGGTGGATTACAATGCACGGCTTTGCCTTAAATGTATGTCCTGACATGACAGGCTTTGAACGCATTGTCCCTTGTGGTATTTCCGATAAACCTGTTGGTAGTCTATCCCAATGGATTCCTGATATTACGCTAGAACAAGTGATTCCACACATTACTCAAGCTTTCGCCGCAGTCTTCAATGTTGAGATTGAAGAAGCCGAAGTCAATTATTCGGATACTCTAGCCACTCTATCAGTTTCAGAGACCTGA
- a CDS encoding type II toxin-antitoxin system VapC family toxin, producing the protein MPIHKVFLDTSYLLALELANDQNHQAAQTHWQQVITNTRSFVTTSYIFDEVVTYFNSRNHHAKAVQVGNRLLLSPSVQLVHVDQALFYLGWAYFQQYQDKQYSLTDSISFVVMQQYDIQVAYTFDQHFTQAGFQKEPQ; encoded by the coding sequence ATGCCAATCCATAAGGTTTTCCTTGATACCAGTTACCTTCTAGCACTTGAACTGGCAAACGATCAAAATCATCAAGCAGCACAAACCCATTGGCAGCAAGTCATTACTAATACACGCTCATTTGTCACTACTTCCTACATTTTCGATGAAGTTGTGACTTACTTCAACAGTCGCAATCACCATGCGAAAGCAGTACAAGTTGGCAATCGTCTTTTGTTAAGTCCTTCCGTCCAGTTAGTTCATGTCGATCAAGCTCTATTCTATTTAGGCTGGGCATATTTTCAGCAGTACCAAGATAAACAATACTCATTGACTGACTCTATTTCATTTGTGGTAATGCAACAATATGACATTCAAGTTGCATATACGTTTGACCAACATTTCACACAGGCTGGCTTCCAAAAGGAGCCGCAATAA
- a CDS encoding amino acid ABC transporter ATP-binding protein: protein MVNSTAAIAFENIEKNFGSLRVLRGISGEIHRGEVVAIIGSSGCGKSTLLRCFNRLEAIDGGRLIVNGMDLSQPKLNYRQLRQLRSQVGMVFQQFNLFPHLSVLENLTIAQRKVLGKSSKESAQLAGLYLEKVGLFDKASAYPEQLSGGQKQRVAIARSLCMNPQVILFDEPTSALDPELVSEVLQVMQQLAADGMTMVVVTHEMQFAREVAHRVMFMNQGQVEEQGAAREVLTHPKSDRLRAFLSRLNEGVRS from the coding sequence ATGGTCAACTCCACGGCTGCAATTGCGTTTGAGAATATTGAAAAAAACTTTGGTTCGCTGCGGGTACTACGAGGAATTAGCGGTGAAATTCACCGTGGAGAGGTTGTTGCAATTATTGGTTCATCAGGTTGTGGTAAAAGTACGCTATTACGTTGCTTTAATCGCCTCGAAGCGATTGATGGTGGGCGGTTGATTGTCAATGGAATGGATTTGTCTCAACCCAAGTTAAATTATCGCCAACTACGACAATTGCGATCGCAAGTGGGCATGGTATTTCAGCAGTTCAATTTATTTCCGCACTTGAGTGTGTTAGAGAATCTCACCATTGCACAGCGTAAGGTATTGGGTAAATCTTCTAAAGAAAGCGCGCAACTTGCAGGATTGTATTTAGAAAAAGTTGGGTTGTTTGATAAAGCAAGTGCGTATCCCGAACAACTTTCAGGGGGACAAAAGCAACGAGTCGCGATCGCCCGTAGTTTGTGTATGAATCCTCAAGTGATACTATTTGACGAACCAACGAGTGCATTAGATCCCGAACTCGTATCCGAAGTACTACAAGTGATGCAACAACTTGCTGCCGATGGGATGACAATGGTAGTCGTTACCCACGAAATGCAATTTGCACGGGAAGTTGCTCATCGGGTAATGTTTATGAATCAAGGTCAAGTCGAAGAACAAGGTGCCGCGCGGGAAGTGTTAACGCATCCAAAAAGCGATCGCTTGCGGGCTTTTTTGAGTCGGTTGAATGAAGGGGTAAGGAGTTAG
- a CDS encoding ABC transporter permease subunit (The N-terminal region of this protein, as described by TIGR01726, is a three transmembrane segment that identifies a subfamily of ABC transporter permease subunits, which specificities that include histidine, arginine, glutamine, glutamate, L-cystine (sic), the opines (in Agrobacterium) octopine and nopaline, etc.) encodes MGELLRRWLRLGVVVGLCCLLLFAGCSNNSGSSAAGKTLTVAVEGTYPPFEFQSPDGELQGFDVDLMNAIAQAEGFTIRYQNLPFAGMIPALQARTIDAAVAAMTITAERAKTVSFSRPYFKSGLAIATSANNQDITSFETLQNRRIAVQIGTTGALEAAKIPGAQVRSFDDAPTTLRELLNGNVDAVLHDQPVILYAIQTGNVQGVRVVGDLLTEEYFGIPTPKGSPNLALINQGLTTLLENGTYNQIYQKWFGVEPPPLPARLPFQEETVTGGVPFILTAVNVIVRALPSLLRGALITLQLTAFSVVLGMIVGSLIGIIRLSRILPIRWAARAYIDFFRGTPLLVQIFMIYFGLPAIAQELGFTFNLNRLAAAVLALSLNSAAYIAEIVRGGIQSIESGQSEASQSLGMSSVQTMRYIIFPQAFRRMLPALGNEFISLLKDTSLVAVIGFEELFREGQLIVAENYRSFEIYATVAVIYLCLTLLSSQVFSYFERWMNPAMRSRRKVRA; translated from the coding sequence ATGGGGGAATTACTGAGGCGTTGGCTGCGTCTAGGTGTAGTTGTTGGGTTGTGTTGTTTACTGTTATTTGCAGGTTGTAGCAATAATTCTGGTTCCTCTGCTGCTGGTAAAACCCTCACAGTTGCTGTCGAAGGGACATATCCTCCGTTTGAGTTTCAATCTCCGGATGGAGAATTACAAGGCTTTGATGTTGACTTGATGAATGCGATCGCCCAAGCAGAAGGATTTACAATACGGTATCAAAATCTGCCGTTTGCAGGGATGATTCCCGCACTGCAGGCGCGAACAATTGATGCTGCGGTTGCGGCGATGACAATTACCGCAGAACGTGCAAAAACCGTTTCTTTCTCGCGTCCTTATTTCAAATCAGGACTTGCGATCGCCACAAGTGCAAATAATCAAGATATTACCAGTTTTGAGACACTTCAAAATCGACGAATTGCAGTTCAAATCGGTACGACTGGCGCGCTAGAAGCTGCAAAAATTCCTGGGGCGCAAGTTCGTAGCTTTGATGACGCGCCGACAACTTTACGCGAATTACTTAATGGTAACGTTGACGCGGTACTCCACGATCAACCTGTAATTTTATACGCGATCCAAACAGGTAATGTCCAAGGAGTCCGAGTTGTTGGCGATCTACTGACTGAAGAATATTTTGGTATCCCTACCCCTAAAGGTTCGCCAAATTTAGCACTAATTAATCAAGGATTAACAACTCTACTCGAAAATGGCACGTATAACCAAATCTATCAAAAATGGTTTGGTGTAGAACCGCCTCCCTTACCCGCAAGACTTCCTTTCCAAGAAGAAACCGTAACCGGTGGCGTGCCTTTTATTTTAACCGCAGTCAACGTCATTGTTCGGGCATTACCCTCCTTACTCCGTGGTGCTTTAATCACACTGCAGTTGACGGCATTTTCTGTCGTTTTAGGCATGATTGTGGGTTCGCTGATTGGAATTATCCGACTTTCTAGAATTTTGCCGATTCGTTGGGCTGCTAGAGCATATATTGATTTCTTTCGCGGCACGCCTTTACTAGTGCAAATTTTTATGATTTACTTCGGCCTACCGGCGATCGCCCAAGAATTAGGTTTTACTTTCAATCTCAATCGTCTTGCCGCAGCCGTACTCGCCTTAAGTCTCAATAGCGCGGCGTACATCGCAGAAATTGTTCGTGGTGGCATTCAATCAATCGAGTCTGGACAATCGGAAGCTTCGCAATCACTGGGGATGAGTTCAGTGCAAACGATGCGTTATATTATCTTTCCCCAAGCCTTCCGTAGAATGTTGCCTGCTTTAGGAAATGAGTTTATTAGCCTGCTTAAAGATACCAGTTTGGTTGCAGTAATCGGCTTTGAAGAACTATTTCGCGAAGGTCAACTCATCGTTGCAGAAAATTATCGCTCGTTTGAAATTTATGCGACTGTTGCCGTAATTTATTTGTGCCTAACCCTACTGTCTTCCCAAGTCTTCAGCTACTTTGAGCGATGGATGAATCCTGCGATGCGTTCTCGCCGCAAAGTTCGCGCCTGA
- a CDS encoding thermonuclease family protein: MKRLGRSLLLVCATIILFGLSACQFLIPREQYTVQKVSDGDTITVTDTKGAKIHVRFACVDAPEIPHSHQEKYTRSRIARNQFNWGIKAQQRVQQLIDQGGDRVTLKITDRDRYGRQISEVRLADGTLIQEVLTREGLALVYRPYLKNCPSAAAVEQAEASAKSQRLGVWSDSRFIEPWQYRSRK; this comes from the coding sequence GTGAAACGACTTGGGCGATCACTTCTTCTTGTCTGCGCGACTATTATTCTGTTCGGTTTGAGTGCGTGTCAATTTCTGATTCCACGCGAACAATACACTGTACAAAAAGTCAGTGATGGCGACACAATTACTGTTACTGATACTAAAGGGGCTAAAATTCACGTCCGCTTCGCCTGTGTCGATGCTCCAGAAATACCGCATTCTCATCAGGAAAAATACACTAGAAGTAGGATTGCGCGTAATCAATTCAACTGGGGTATTAAAGCTCAACAGCGCGTGCAACAACTGATTGATCAGGGTGGCGATCGCGTTACTTTAAAGATTACTGATCGCGATCGCTATGGTCGCCAAATTAGTGAAGTGCGTCTTGCTGATGGTACTTTGATTCAGGAGGTTTTAACGCGTGAAGGACTCGCACTCGTTTACCGTCCCTATCTTAAAAATTGTCCGAGCGCTGCTGCTGTCGAGCAAGCCGAAGCTAGTGCCAAAAGTCAACGCCTGGGTGTGTGGAGCGATTCACGTTTTATTGAGCCTTGGCAATACCGGAGCCGAAAATGA
- a CDS encoding rubrerythrin family protein, translating to MNFLTHVLHLAGSSAAAYVAARQIRDPLTRPNVLAGFQLAESGSVPFLEALSKRAAAEGDSWLAEKLMKHAADEARHGHIFAHALKQLDKQVIDFKNLPKPSNDKPNERRSPFFAAYFEGFPPEQLKPDNIDWKVFMASTYILELDASKDFARMANVLPEDEATARNLKKGMLSIAQDETGHAAYLYEAMTCRMSVVEVQQLVDEWRTRKVNALLAMVNGLLQRSGQIPSLVKDAAPADMSDELAAA from the coding sequence ATGAACTTTCTGACACACGTTCTACATCTAGCTGGTTCAAGTGCTGCAGCCTATGTAGCAGCGCGGCAAATTCGCGATCCCCTAACACGTCCTAATGTTTTGGCTGGGTTCCAACTTGCAGAATCAGGTTCAGTTCCGTTTTTAGAAGCACTGAGTAAAAGAGCAGCGGCTGAGGGTGATTCTTGGCTAGCCGAAAAACTTATGAAACATGCCGCAGATGAAGCAAGACATGGTCATATTTTTGCTCATGCTTTAAAGCAACTCGACAAACAAGTTATTGACTTCAAAAACCTGCCCAAACCGTCTAATGACAAGCCAAATGAGCGGCGTAGTCCTTTCTTCGCGGCTTACTTTGAGGGGTTCCCTCCCGAACAGCTTAAACCAGACAACATCGACTGGAAAGTTTTCATGGCTAGCACTTATATTTTGGAGCTAGACGCGAGTAAAGACTTTGCGCGGATGGCAAATGTGTTACCAGAAGATGAAGCAACTGCGCGAAACCTCAAAAAAGGAATGCTCAGTATTGCCCAAGATGAAACAGGTCATGCTGCATATTTGTATGAAGCAATGACCTGTAGAATGTCAGTCGTTGAAGTACAACAACTCGTTGATGAGTGGCGGACTCGTAAAGTAAACGCCTTGCTAGCAATGGTTAATGGTTTGCTACAACGTAGTGGGCAAATACCTTCACTTGTAAAAGATGCAGCACCCGCAGACATGTCTGATGAACTAGCTGCTGCTTAA
- a CDS encoding S-layer protein, whose amino-acid sequence MNLRILVTTVFLSTASLITPVKAQTPATGSPTTPTLNPVANACIQNQAETLPVPFSDVSPNHWAFKAVMTMYYCGAFRQAAPPSLFQQAPTQSQQSNPTQGTIEFTAPAAPNG is encoded by the coding sequence ATGAACTTACGAATTTTAGTAACAACGGTATTTTTATCTACGGCTAGCCTCATTACTCCTGTTAAAGCCCAAACACCAGCAACCGGATCGCCAACCACGCCGACATTAAATCCAGTCGCCAACGCTTGTATTCAAAACCAGGCGGAAACTTTACCTGTACCTTTTAGCGATGTTTCGCCAAATCACTGGGCTTTTAAAGCTGTAATGACAATGTATTATTGTGGTGCCTTCCGCCAAGCTGCACCACCGTCTTTGTTTCAGCAAGCACCGACACAAAGTCAGCAGTCTAACCCCACACAAGGCACCATCGAGTTTACCGCACCAGCCGCACCTAATGGTTAA